Proteins encoded together in one Gemmatimonadota bacterium window:
- a CDS encoding HigA family addiction module antidote protein, with the protein MSIPHPRTMKRRPTHPGEMLREDFMPDYALTVAGLAEALGVSRQSVNELLRERRALSPEMALRLSRLFGNSAEFWLNAQRSVDLWEAGQAIKDDVARIKPLRVA; encoded by the coding sequence ATGAGTATCCCGCATCCCCGTACCATGAAGCGGCGGCCCACCCACCCGGGGGAGATGCTCCGCGAGGACTTCATGCCCGACTACGCGCTCACCGTCGCCGGGCTGGCGGAGGCGTTAGGCGTGTCCCGGCAGTCCGTCAACGAACTGCTCCGCGAGCGGCGCGCGCTCAGTCCTGAGATGGCGCTCCGGCTCTCCCGGCTCTTCGGCAACAGCGCAGAGTTCTGGCTCAACGCCCAGCGCAGTGTCGATCTCTGGGAGGCCGGACAAGCGATCAAGGACGACGTCGCGCGCATCAAGCCCCTGCGCGTCGCATAA